The genomic interval GTTCGGTCTAGCTGTGGCTAGGTGATGAACCCTGTGCGCGTTCGAATTCAGCATTGACAGGTGGCTCAAGCTCACTTACTTTTCATGACTTGATTCTGGTGGGTAATTCAAATAAGAAGCCCATGAGCTTATACAGGATTGAATAATAGATCTTCCAAATAAAGAGCAAGTCATTCGTGTTTCCAAGCTGGCTGTTTAGGATCAAAGCATGGCTGGAAGGTTCGAAGGCTCTACAGAGGAGATGACCAAGGTGTTGCAAGATCTGCCGGAGACGGTTTCCCGTTGAGTAGGGCGACGCAGGTCACGAATCACCGGTCATAGGAGGAGCAGCACGATGGACGAGAGCATGGGACGGCTTCTGGATCATACGGACGGCATGGGGCAGGCCAAGATGTTCTCAAAGGCCTGGTACAACGAATACTTCAAGCGCGCCTATACGAGCCGGACTCATGCCCAGTTTTGCGAAGCGGTGTACGGGCGTGACCTCTGTCAGCACGGTATGATGGATGTGGAGGAAATGGATTTTTTGGCTTCGTTGCTCAAGCCCGGCGAGCAGGTTCTTGAAATCGGCTGTGCCAACGGCCGCATCACCGAATATCTGGCCGAAAAAACCAGTTGTTCGATTCTTGGGATCGATTACTCGGACGTGGCCATCTCTCAGGCTCAAGACCGCACTCAGTCCAAAACAGGAAGGCTGAGTTTTCGATGCGTAGATCTGATCGCCGACGACATCCCCGGTGAGGGGTATGACACCATCATCGCCGTGGACTGTGTCTATTTCATGGGCAACTACGATGTGACGATCAGAAAGCTGAATAATAAGCTGAAACCAGGCGGCCGGATGATCGTGGCGGCGTTCCAAGCCAAGGAGGAGGGTGATCCGGAAGACGTTTTAGAGCCCGGACGTACCCGTATGGCTCGGGTCCTGCAGACGTTGGGGCTGGTGTACCGGCAGTATAATTTCACGCCGAATATTCGAAACCATTGGGTGAAGAACTACGAAGTCTCTCGAGCGATGTATCGAGAATTTGCTGCCGAGGGGAATGAGTTTCTCGCCGATGCGCGCATTGCCGAGAACGGATGGTTCAAGGATCATGCGGAACGTGGAACGCTGGTGCGGTTCTTATACGTCATCAATCATAATCCCGATGTGGCATAGCCGATACGGATTCGGCTATGGGCGACACATTCGGCTGAGAAGCCGCCGTGGGTCTCATCAATTTGGAATCCTTAAGTTGGAAGGCTCTTCAGCTTAATCCGCTTCCGGCTCTGAACTGCCGTGCTGGTGAGACACCTTGTCTTCCTCGAAGAGGTCCGCCATTTCTTCTGCCATGACGGCAGCATCGTCCTGAACGGCGAACACGGGAATCTCTTTTCTCACCTTGGGTTTTTCTTCCGGCGAGGGGTCGGGTTGTTTTGGCGTGTCACTCATAGTCTCAGTATACACCAACGTTGGGAACAGTTATTCAAAGGCCTCGAGTGAAGATTTCTCGACAAATTGTCGCTGACAGCCCTGACAGGTCACGAAGTAGTAGGCATCCCGCACGGACAGGGTGGCTCGAAGGTCGAGGCTGACCCCCCGATGATTGCAGGCTGTGCAGGAGATCTCCTTGAGTCTGAGCGGCACATCAGGCTGTGTTCGCAGATAGAACTCCATATCAGCATAGACTGGAAACGTATAAAAGCACTTCTTGCAGAGCCCCCTCCAGTCGCCATCGGCCCCCATGAACCGCTCATCAATGGCAAAGCTGGATTGTTTGCAGATGGCGCATGGGACCGTGTTCAGGCGTCGTTCCACTTCTTGCTGAGTGAGTGTAACCATATTGAGAGTATAACGGGCGAGGAAAAGAAATCGCAACTCCGGTTCGGAGAATGATGAATGCCTTGACGGTTTGAGGGGCAGGTTTATACTCAACTTACGATGCATATGATCACGGACCGGCTATTGGTGGGGAACATTGACGATGCGAAGCAGCCAACGACGGCTATAGGTACACTGCTGCTGGTAGCCGAAGAGTTGACCGTTACTCCTGCCGCCTGGGTGGATTACCAGCACATTCCGTTTCGAGAGTTTGCCAAGGCCGACCACGCAAAACTGGCTCAAGCCGTTGAGTGGCTTGAACCGCGAGTGCCGAAGGGGCGGACACTGGTCTGTTGCCGAGCTGGGATGGGCCGGTCCGTATCGGTGGTCATGGCCTATCTTTGCTGCGTGGAGGGCCAAACATATGATGAAGTGTTGAAGCTAATCATGACTCGCCGTCCGAGTGCGATGCCGCTCCCGAATCTACAAGTTGCGATCGAACAGGTCCGACAGCGTCGGCGTGCCGCGTAGGACGATTCACCTCCTCTCCATCCTGGCCCTGTCGGTTCTCTAGCAAGGCTATCTTGCCTTTCGTGAAGGTCCATGGCGTAATGCGACCAGTCTGAAGCTCTGTCGTTCAATCGTATTATGCCAGAACTCCCGGAAGCCGAAGTCGTGACTCGACAAATCCGTGCCCGCCTCCTGGGAGCACGGCTGACCGAGGTATGGATCGGACGAGAAGATATTGTTCGAGAGGGGTATGCCGCCGCATCGTGGTATCGAGGTGCTACCTTGCAATCGGTCAACCGATACGGCAAGAGCGTGGCCTTAGCATTTGTGAACAGCCACGATTGTCGCTATGTCGTGGCGGAGCTGGGGATGACCGGGCTCCTTCTGTTCCCATCCGTACAGGTGAAACATCCGCAACATGTTCATGTGAGGCTGTTGTTTGAAGGTGGCTGCGAGCCTGAACTGCGGTACTGGAATCCGCGCAGATTTGGACGGCTGTCGTTTTTAGATAAAGCCGGACTTGACCAGTATTGCACTCGCCGATTCGGGCTGGATCCATTGTCGGCGTCTCAGCAAGATGTTCTCAAACTCTTGCGGGAGCGCCGTGGGCGGCTCAAGGCACTCTTGATGCATCAACAAGCTATTGCCGGTATTGGGAATATCTATGCGAATGAAATTCTCTTCCGCGCCGGCCTTCACCCGAACAGCCAAGTCAGTCGCCTGTCGGCAAGCAAGGCCGACAGGCTCCATGCGATCATGCGAGCGGTTTTGGATGAGGCCATTAGGCATGGGGGATCGAGTGTCCGAGACTTTTTTGCCCCTGATGGGACCGAAGGACAATACAAACGCCAGCATCTAGTCTATGGGAAAGCAGGGCAACCTTGTCCGAATCGTTGCGGTGGGGTGATTCAGCGACTCCGAGGAGAGCGAAGCTCCTATTTTTGTCCTCGCTGTCAACCAGTACGTCGGAAGCGATGATGGTCAATCTTGAAAAGTCTTTATCTTTTAATGTGTTATGTGTCGGTTCCAGTGAAGACTCTATCGCTAGGCCTTTTGATCCCTCTTGATTTAGTCCCTCTGGTGTCTTGAGTCATCCTGCTGAGTTCCGTTAGAATCCGGATCCCCTATTTGCCTGAGTTACTACGAAGGAGAATTCGCAATGGCTAAGGTGTTGGAAGGCCCTGGTATGGGGCTGATGAAGAAGTGGGGGATTCACGTCCCCAACCATGTCGTCGTCACGTCTGCCGACGAACTGACCAAACTCGGACAAGCCAATGATTGGATGAAGACCTCGAAGCTGGTAGCGAAGGCGCACGAGGCGCTCGGGTCACGCTTTAAGCTCGGTCTGGTTAAGGTTGGCCTTGATCTCAATGCGGCAGTGGCGGCGACCAAGGAAATGATCGGTCGTCAGGTCGGCAGTATTACCGTCTCGCAGGTCATTATTTCTGAGATGGTCCCACATAAGGAAGAATACTATTGCGCGGTGAAGTCCACTCGCGAAGGCAGTGAGATTCTCGTGGCCAATTGCGGTGGGGTCGAGGTCGAGTCGAATTGGGACCGTGTGAAACGTCTGTGTCTGGAGGTTGGGCAAAGTCCTTCGGCTGCTCAACTAGAAAAGCTCTCGAAAGATGCGGGATTTACCGGTTCACTTGCGAAGAAGGTAGCCGACTTTGCCGGCAAGATGTTCACCTGCTTTGACAGTGAAGATGCCCAGTATCTCGAAGTGAACCCCGTCGTCACGCGTGAGAGCGATGGGGAGTTGGTCGCGCTGGATGCGGTGACGTTGCTGGACGGCGATGCCAAATTCCGGCACCCGGACTGGAACTTTACCTTTGCCGCGGAATTCGGCCGGTCCTACAGTAAGGACGAAGTGGAAGTCATGGCGGTCGACAGCAAGATCAAGGGCTCAGTGAAGTTCATCGAGATTCCGGGCGGTGACACGGCCATGCTGCCGGCCGGTGGTGGCGCCAGTGTCTACTATTCTGATGCGGTTGTGGCGCGCGGCGGCAAGCTGGCGAACTATGCTGAGTATTCCGGTGATCCGCCGGATTGGGCTGTGGAAGTGCTGACGGAGAAGGTCTGTTCATTGCCTGGCATCAAGAACATCATTGTCGGTGGCGCTATTGCGAATTTCACCGATGTGAAAAAGACCTTCGGGGGCATCATTAATGGGTTTCGCAAGGCGAAGGGTGACGGCAAGTTGAAGGGCGTGAAGATCTGGGTGCGTCGCGGCGGACCTCGTGAGAAGGAAGGTCTCGATGCGATGCGCGCACTGAAAGACGAGGGCTTCGACATCAACGTCTTCGACCGCAATACCCCACTGACGGACATCGTCGACAAAGCGTTACAAAAGTAACGAGCTATTAGCCATGAGCTGTCGGCTGAATGTCTGACTGCAGACAGCTTCACTGTTGGAGGATTTTCGATGAGTATTCTGGCCAATAAAGACACCCGCGTGGTGATTCAAGGTGGTGCCGCCGGTGTCAATGCAGCCCGCCGCATGGCGGAGTTCTGTTACCTGATTAAGCGCCCCCTCACGGTCGAGGCGTTTGTCTATCCGCCCGACGCCGGCAAGACGAATGAAGTGCCGTATGGCAGTGGGCTGATTGCGATCCCTATCTACAAGACAATCGCGGAAGCCACGAAACATCATCCAGCGATCAACACCAGCCTTGTCTACATCGGTGCCGACCGTGCCATGAAAGGTGGCATGGAGGCCTTGGATGATCCACATATTAAAGTCGTCTCCATGATCACCGAGGGTGTTCCGGAGAAGGATGCCAAGTTACTTGGAGCCCATGCCAGAAAGCTGGGGAAGGTCTTCAATGGCCCATCTTCAATCGGTATCATCTCGGCCGGGGCTTGCCGGTTGGGTGTCATCGGTGGTGCGTTCGACAATCTGGTCCTCTCAAAGTTATATCGTGAAGGTTCTTTCGGTGTCATTACGAAGTCAGGTGGTCTCTCGAATGAAATTATCTGGATTTGCTCGCAATTTGCCGATGGCATCACGACGGCTATCGGTATCGGTGGCGATGCCTATCCTGGTACCGACTATGTGAGCTATCTCGAAATGTTCGAAAACGATCCGCAAACCAAGGCGGTCGTCATCGTCGGTGAAATGGGCGGCGATCTTGAGGAGCGAGCGGCGGAGTGGTATGGCGCTAAGAAGCGTCGTGTGAAGTTGATCGGTGTGGTCTCCGGGTTCTGCCAGGAGAGCTTGCCGAAGGGCATGAAGTTCGGCCATGCCGGCGCCAAAGAAGGCATGAAGGGCGAGGGGTCGGCTCGATCAAAGTCCGATGCGCTCAAGAAAGCCGGCGCCGTTGTCCCACCGACGTTTGGTGCCCTTGGTCCGGTGATCAAGGAAACCTATCAGGATCTGCTCAAATCTGGCCAGGTGAAAGAGCCGGTGGAGCCAGCTGTCCTGCCTAAGTTGCCAAAGTCAATTGAAGAGGCGATGAAGGCAGACGAAGTGATGGTGGCTCCGTTGATCAGGACCACGATCAGCGACGACCGTGGCGATGAGCCTTGCTACGACGGGTATCCGGCCTCGGAGCTCATCAATAAGGGCTACGAGATTCCCCACGTCATCGGCTTACTTTGGGACAAGCGCCTCATCTCGAAGCAGGAAGCGGAAATCATCAAGCGCATCATGATGCTGTCGGCGGATCACGGGCCTTGCGTCAGTGGTGCCTACGCGACGATCCTTGCGGCCTGCGCTGGAATCGGTCTGTCTCAAGCAGTTGCGGCAGGTCTCATCATGATTGGTCCGCGTTTCGGCGGTGCCGTGACGGACGCTGGTCGCTGGTTTAAGTATGCCGTTGATAACAAGATGACGGTCGAGGACTTCTTGGCCTACATGAAGAAGAATGTCGGTCCGGTGCCGGGCATCGGTCATCGAGTGAAGAGCTTGCGCAATCCGGACAAGCGGGTGAAGGAGCTTGTGGGCTACGTGAAGAGCTTGCACATCAAAACGCCATGCCTCGATTTTGCCTTGGCGGTGGAGCAGGTCACGGCAGTGAAGAAGGATAACTTGATTCTGAATGTGGACGGCACGATGGCGGCCGTGTTGGTCGACTTGGGATTCCCGGTCGATAGTTTGAACGGATTCTTCATCTTGTCGCGCACGATCGGATTGATCGGCCACTGGGTCGATCAGAAGCGCCAGGACAGCCGCTTGATCCGGTTGTTCGATTACCTGGTGAATTACGCGGCACCCAAACGGAGAGAAGTGCCTCCGCTCAAGTAGAAGCGATTAGACTATGGCCGTCAGGCTTCAGTAGCTGAGCGTTGAAACTGATTGCTGATACCCCTGTAAGGAGATAAGTCATGTCCATGGATCTCGCCAAAAATCTCTATGCCAAGATGCCGGAGGTCTTCGAAAAGGCTCGAAAGAAGTTCGGCCGACCGTTGACGCTGGCAGATAAGATTCTTGTTTCACACGCCGACAACTTCGATACCCAGAATTGGGAGCGTGGCAAGGCCATGTTGGCGCTGCGTCCTGATCGTGTGGCGATGCAGGATGCTACGGCCCAGATGGCCGTGCTGCAGTTCATGCAGGCGAACAAGAAGAAGGCTGCGGTGCCGAGCACCATCCACTGCGACCACTTGATCCGTGCTGAAATGGGGTCGGAGAAGGACTTGATGCGTGCCTTGGATGAGAACAGGGAGGTTTATAACTTTCTGGCTTCAGCGGCCAAGAAATATGGTATCGGTTTTTGGAAACCAGGTGCAGGGATCATCCACCAGGTGGTCTTAGAAAACTATGCGTTCCCCGGCTGCTTGATCATCGGGACCGATTCGCATACACCGAACGGCGGGGGGTTGGGAGGCTTGGCGATCGGTGTCGGTGGAGCGGATGCCGGCGAAGTGATGGCCGGTTTGCCTTGGGAAGTGCTCCATCCGAAATTGATCGGGGTGAAGCTCACCGGTAAGTTAAGTGGGTGGGCGTCTGCAAAAGATGTGATCCTCTATCTCTGTGGCCTGCTCACGGTGAAAGGGGGGACGAATAAGATTGTCGAATACTTTGGTCCTGGTGCCGAAACGATCAGTGCGACTGGGAAGGGCACAATTTGCAACATGGGTGCTGAGCTTGGTGCTACCACATCGGTCTTCCCCTTCGATCAAAAGATGGTCGACTATATGACCATTACAGATCGGGCGGATTTGGCGAAATTGGCCCAGGCGAATAAGGCCTTGCTTGTCGCGGATCCTGAAGTGATGCAGGCTCCGGAGAAGTATTACGATCAGATCGTTGAAATCGATCTCTCGAAACTGGAGCCGCATGTGGTCGGACCTCATACGCCGGATCTTGCAAGGCCGATTTCGAAGCTGAAAGCGGAGGCGCAGGAGAAGGGGTATCCGGTCGAATTGAAAGCGGCCTTGATCGGGAGCTGTACCAATTCATCCTACGAAGACATCAGCCGCTCGGCACATGTGGCACAGCAGGCGTTGAAGGCAGGTTTGAAGGCGAAGGCTTCGTTTCTGATTTCTCCCGGGTCAGAGCGCATCTACCACACGATGAAACGTGACGGATTTCTTGAGACGTTCGAGAAGCTCGGCGGCACCGTGCTGTCAAATTCCTGCGGCCCCTGCATCGGTCAGTGGAAGCGTGCGGATGGAGTGAAGGGCAAGGCGGATTCGATCGTCAGTTCTTTCAACCGGAACTTTCCCGGCAGGAACGATGGTATCAGCGAAACGCTTTCGTTCCTCGCAAGCCCGGAAGTCGTGACGGCTTATGCAATCACCGGCGATCTTGGATTCGATCCAGTCAATCAGGCGGTGAAGGGCGCCGACGGCAAGGAATTCAAACTCCAAGCCCCGGTCGGTGAAGAGTTGCCGGCTAAGGGATTTGCGAAGGGCGAGGAAGGCTACGTGGCCCCAGCGGAAGACGGCTCAGGCTTGAGGGTCGACATTCCGCCGACCAGCGAACGGTTACAAGTGTTGCAGCCGTTCCCGAAGTGGGACGGCAAAGATTTCGACAAGCTCCCGCTCTTGATCAAGACCAAGGGTAAGACCACGACCGACCATATTTCGCCTGCCGGTCCTTGGCTCAAGTTCCGTGGTCATTTAGATAAGATCAGTGACAACATGTTCCTTGGCGCCAACAGCGCCTATGCGGCAGAGCCGGGGAAGGGTACGAATGTCCTCACCGGAGAATCGAACCTTACGATCGCGCAGATCGCTCGGGCCTACAAGTCGAAGGGTATTGGATCAATTGTAGTCGGCGATGAGAACTATGGTGAGGGCAGCAGCCGAGAGCATGCGGCGATGTCCCCACGGTTCTTGAACGTGCGCGCAGTCATCACCAAGAGCTTCGCGCGCATCCATGAGACCAATCTCAAGAAGCAGGGAATTTTGCCGTTGACCTTTGCTGATCCGAAGGATTACGACAAGATTGACATGAACGATCGATTGAGCGTCGTGGACTTGCCGAATCTGGCGCCGGGTAAGCCGGTGACGGTCATTATTCACAAGACGAGCGGCGATGTGAAGATCCAAGCAAACCACAGTATGACGGCACAACAAATCACATGGTTTAAGGCCGGTTCTGCGTTGAATGCGCTGAACTAACCAAATATATCGAGGAGGGGAAACGTGGCGAAAGCAGATAAAATCATCTATACAAAGACCGATGAGGCGCCGATGCTGGCGACCTATTCGTTTCTGCCGATCATCAACGCCTTTTCAAAAGCGGCTGGTGTCACGGTTGAACTACGGGACATTTCGCTCGCGGGCCGTGTGATCGCGGTGTTTCCGGAATATCTGACCCCGGCGCAGAAGCAGCATGACGCCTTGGCCGAGCTGGGCGAGTTGGCGAAGACGCCGGAAGCCAACATCATCAAATTACCCAACATCAGCGCGTCGATTCCTCAGCTGGTTGCGACCATCAAGGAATTGCAGAAGCAGGGCTATAAGTTACCCGACTATCCCGAGAATCCGAAAGACGATAAAGAAAAGGATATCAAGACTCGCTACGACAAGGTGAAGGGCAGTGCCGTCAATCCAGTGTTACGCGAAGGCAACTCAGATCGGCGTGCCCCCTTGTCCGTGAAAGCCTATGCGCGGAAGCATCCGCATAAGATGGGAGCCTGGCCGTCTGATTCCAAGACTCACGTGGTTCATATGAAGGGCGGCGACTTCTTCTCAAATGAAAAGTCATGTACGATTCCGGCTGCAACGACTGCGAAGATTGAATTCGTGGGAGCCGATGGGAAAACCACGGTTCTGAAGGAGAAAGTCGCATTGCAGGCCGGGGAAGTGTTGGATGCCACCTTCATGAGCGTGAAAGCTCTGCGGAAGTTCTTGGAAGAGCAGATCGAGGATGCCAAAACCAAAGGCGTCTTGTGGTCGCTCCATATGAAGGCTACCATGATGAAGGTCTCAGACCCAAAGATCTTCGGCCATGGCGTGACCGTCTATTACAAAGACGTGTTTGAGAAGCACGGCGAAACGTTTAAGAAGCTCGGAATCGATCCAGACAACGGCCTTGGCGACGTGTACGCCAAGATTAAGTCACTGCCGGATGAGCAACGGAAGGCGATCGAAGCGGACATTCAAGCCGTCTACCAGAGGCGTCCGCCGATGGCGATGGTGAACAGCGATAAGGGTATTACCAATCTCCATGTGCCGAGCGATATCATTATCGATGCCTCGATGCCTCCGGTGATCCGCGATTCCGGTAAGATGTGGAATCCACAAGGCCAGTTGCAGGACGTGAAGTGCGTGATCCCCGACGCCAGCTATGCGCCGGTGTATCACGAGGTCGTCGAGTTCTGTAAGCAAAAGGGCCAGTTCGACCCCCGCACGATGGGGACGATTCCGAACGTTGGGCTGATGGCTCAGGCGGCGGAAGAGTACGGCTCCCATGACAAGACCTTCAAGGCACCGGCCAACGGCACGATCCGCATCGTCGATGTCAACGGCACGGTCTTGCACCAGCATCAGGTGGAAGAGGGCGATATCTGGCGTGCCTGCCAGGTCAAGGATGCGCCGATTCAGGATTGGGTCAAGCTGGCTGTCACGCGTGCGCGTGCGACCGGTGCGCCGGCGGTGTTTTGGTTGAACAAGGACCGTGCGCATGATGCCGAATTGATCAAGAAAGTGAACGCCTATTTGTCGAAGCACGATACAACTGGTCTTGAGATCAAGGTCATGGCTCCGGCCGATGCCTGCCGTTTTTCAATCGAGCGGATGAAGGAAGGCAAGGATACGATCTCCTGTACCGGCAACGTGCTTCGTGACTATCTCACCGACCTGTTCCCAATTCTCGAAATTGGAACCAGCGCCAAGATGCTCTCGATCGTCCCCTTGCTGAACGGCGGTGGGTTGTTCGAGACCGGTGCGGGAGGATCGGCGCCGAAGCATGTGCAGCAGTTTGAGCAAGAGGGCTACCTGCGTTGGGATTCGCTCGGCGAGTTCTTGGCTCTGGCTGCTTCGTTGGAGCATTTGGCGAAAGCGGGGAACAATCCGGTGGCGAAGATCCTGGCGGATACGCTGGATCAGGCCAACGCAAAGTTTCTCGAGAGCAACAAGTCACCTGCCCGTAAAGTCGGCGAGATCGACAACCGCGGCAGCCATTTCTACCTGGCTCTCTACTGGGCGCAGGCCTTGGCCGCACAGACCGCGGACAAGAGGATTGCGGAGAAGTTCGCGAAGATCGCCAAGGATTTGAGCGACAACGAGAAGACGATCGACGGCGAGTTGTTGTCCGCGCAGGGCAAGCCGCAGGATGTCGGCGGGTACTATCACCCGGACGATGCCAAGGCGTACAAGGCGATGCGACCGAGTGCGACGTTGAACAAGATCATCGATTCGTTCGCATAAGATAGAGAGGACAGTGCGTAGTTGTCAGCAATCAGATCAGAAAGATTCTGCGGCTGAAAGCTGAGAGCTGTCAGGGGATTTTGGTCATGGCTACAGAAACCACAGACACTCAGAATGTGATCGATCAACCCGAGGTCATGAAGCCTCGGATGGTCACGATTGAGATCGCCGGCAAGAAGGTTGAGGTTCCGGAAGGGATCACGGTTGTTCGTGCCATGTGGTACGCGGGTATCGATGTCGTGCGGGGCGTGGGCTGTCTGGGCGGGTTCTGTGGGGCCTGTGCGACGTACTATCGGACCAAGGATGATCCCAAAGTCCGGACCTGCCTCGCGTGCCAAATGGCAGTGCAGGACGGCATGTCCTTTACGATGATGCCCCCTTTCCCAGCTCGCAAGGCGACCTACGAGATTCAAACGCTCCAAGATCCGAAGCAAGACCTCTTCAATCTCTATCCTGAAGCCCCGCTGTGCAGGAATTGCAACGCGTGCACCGAGGCCTGCCCACAGAAGATCGATGTCCGCGAGGGCGTGTGGAAGGCCGTCTTCGGAGACTTCAAGAGCGTCTCCGAGATGTTTATGGATTGCGTCATGTGCGGGATGTGTACGCCGGTTTGCATTGCCGACATTGCCCCGAATCTCGTGGCACTGTATGTCAGTCGTGCGCAGGGTGCGCATTTCACCGACAAACCGGTGGGGCTTGATACCCGGATCAAAGAGATTCAAGACGGTACCTATAACGGCGAATGGGCCAGGATTCTGAAGATGAATGAGAAGGAACTGGCCGAACACTGTGCGACGGTGAAATAGCCGCGAAGCAATCAGCCGTCAGCTCTCAGCTTCTGAGAGGCGGTTGCTGGATGCTCGCGGCTGAAAGCGACACATGGACATTCACGCGCTCCAACAGATCGTACACAAAACTCGGGATGTCCGTCGTAAGCAGACTATCCCAAAGTTTTCTCCTGCCGACCGGGATCAGTTGATTCACAAGTATCATCCTGACTTTCGTGCCAGCGCGTACCGACCGATCCGGTTCGGTCCCAATGAAGGTGAGAAAACGGTCGTCGAGTTGGCCACGTTGCTGGAAGGCGACAGCTCGATTCAAGCCGATCTGGATCTGGCTCCCCAGTACACGACCGATGTCTTAGTCATCGGCGGTGGTGGAGCTGGTTGCGCAGCCGCCCTGCATGCACATGGGGCCGGTGCGAAGACCATTCTGGCGACGAAGCTTCGTTTAGGCGATTCCAATAGTGTGATGGCGCAGGGGGGGATGCAGATTTCGGTCGCACCGGAAGATTCACCCGTGACGCACTTTCTCGATACCCTTAAGGGTGGGCACATGGAGAACGACCATGCCCTGCTCAAGGTGATGGTTGAGGAGGGGCCGGCGATTGCGAAGTGGTTGATCCAGCTTGGTGTGCTCTTCGATCGACAGGCAGATGGTAACCTGC from Nitrospira sp. carries:
- a CDS encoding (2Fe-2S)-binding protein → MATETTDTQNVIDQPEVMKPRMVTIEIAGKKVEVPEGITVVRAMWYAGIDVVRGVGCLGGFCGACATYYRTKDDPKVRTCLACQMAVQDGMSFTMMPPFPARKATYEIQTLQDPKQDLFNLYPEAPLCRNCNACTEACPQKIDVREGVWKAVFGDFKSVSEMFMDCVMCGMCTPVCIADIAPNLVALYVSRAQGAHFTDKPVGLDTRIKEIQDGTYNGEWARILKMNEKELAEHCATVK
- a CDS encoding NADP-dependent isocitrate dehydrogenase; the protein is MLATYSFLPIINAFSKAAGVTVELRDISLAGRVIAVFPEYLTPAQKQHDALAELGELAKTPEANIIKLPNISASIPQLVATIKELQKQGYKLPDYPENPKDDKEKDIKTRYDKVKGSAVNPVLREGNSDRRAPLSVKAYARKHPHKMGAWPSDSKTHVVHMKGGDFFSNEKSCTIPAATTAKIEFVGADGKTTVLKEKVALQAGEVLDATFMSVKALRKFLEEQIEDAKTKGVLWSLHMKATMMKVSDPKIFGHGVTVYYKDVFEKHGETFKKLGIDPDNGLGDVYAKIKSLPDEQRKAIEADIQAVYQRRPPMAMVNSDKGITNLHVPSDIIIDASMPPVIRDSGKMWNPQGQLQDVKCVIPDASYAPVYHEVVEFCKQKGQFDPRTMGTIPNVGLMAQAAEEYGSHDKTFKAPANGTIRIVDVNGTVLHQHQVEEGDIWRACQVKDAPIQDWVKLAVTRARATGAPAVFWLNKDRAHDAELIKKVNAYLSKHDTTGLEIKVMAPADACRFSIERMKEGKDTISCTGNVLRDYLTDLFPILEIGTSAKMLSIVPLLNGGGLFETGAGGSAPKHVQQFEQEGYLRWDSLGEFLALAASLEHLAKAGNNPVAKILADTLDQANAKFLESNKSPARKVGEIDNRGSHFYLALYWAQALAAQTADKRIAEKFAKIAKDLSDNEKTIDGELLSAQGKPQDVGGYYHPDDAKAYKAMRPSATLNKIIDSFA